The nucleotide sequence AGATGGCTAGCAGATATACAGGCCCGTGACATCACAACGATTAACAGCCGAGTTTTACCACACTTATTGGGAGACGTGGAGGGCCAACCACACACATGTCAAACCAAACAAGAGACACAGAGCCTGGTCCATGACCAAAAGCTTCCGGACCAGACTCCGGTTTACATTGATGGCTCCAGATATTGGCATGACGGTCAGTTTCACACAGGATGTGCTGTGTGGACCCCCCACTCTCCCAATTCAAATGCTAAACAATTACTAATCAAATTACCAGGAAATACATCAGCACAAGAGGCTGAACTCATTGCATTACTAGAAGCGATCAAGTCACACCACGAACCGTTGTGTGTATACACTGATAGTCGTTATTCATTTGGCGTAGTTCATGATTTTATGGCACAATGGCAACTGCGAAAATTTCTCACCTCAGCCGGAACaccaataaagcattttaacatCATAACCTCAATCTGGCATTCAATCAAAATGCGCGAGTCAACGCTTTCGGTCATTAAAGTGCGTGCACACATTAGTCACAACCCAGATGAAcatgagaaaaacaacagcataGCAGACCAACTAGCTAAACTAGCAGCGGTAAAAGGAGACGATTGGCAGCTTGATAGACTGAGTACTTCTGCAGTAAGTGCTGTACAAACCACTCCCATTGATTTAAAACAATATCAACAAGAACTGTGGAGCACAGATAGAGAGCTTGTACCGCATTTACAGCAGGATCAATTAGTCAAGGTCACTGAGGGAATAATTCTGAGAAATGGAAAATATGTTGTTCCTGATGCCCTCCAAAAACCAGTGATAAAATTATACCATGATTATGCACATGTGTCAGCTCCCAAAACGCAACAGCTGATACAAAATTACTTCTGGTGGCCAGAAATGACATCAGACATTCAAAGATGGTGTGACACATGTATTGTATGCGCTACCATTAACCAAGGGAGACCAGGACGAACAAAGCTGTGCCGACCTGAACCACCCAAAGGACCTTGGGAATTTTTGCAGTTAGATTTTATTGGTCCGCTGCCCAGTGCCAAGGGGGGATATCGTTATTGCCTTGTAATAATTGATAAATTCTCCAAATGGATCGAAGTGATTCCCACCCGCAATAACAGTGCAAACACAGTGGCACGAGTGTTAGCGAACCAAATTCTTCCGCTCTGGGGAGCTCCAGTTCAAATTGAATCTGACCAGGGAACCCACTTCACTGGCCAGATAATGCAATCTATGTGCAAGATGCTAAATATCAAACAGAGATTTCACGTTCCTTACAGACCACAGAGTTCAGGGGTCGTAGAACGATCAAATCGCACGATTAAAGAAAGCATCTCAAAACAGATAATCCAACACAAGAACAGGTGGACCGACGCATTACCCACGGTACTAACAGTGATGCGGGCGACTCCATCAAAGTCCACGGGCATCAGCCCGTTCGAGCTCATGACTGGAAGAGTCATGAAACTACCAATAGACCCAGAAATCACTCCAGCGGATCTGGGACCTCTCATGATTGCAACTCAACAGAGTATTTTGAAACAGCTACAAGGCCGACTCAGTGTGTTACATACACAAGCCGCTCTGAAACAACAGCAGTCTGACTTGATGAATGATACACATTTCAATCCAGACTCTGAGATAAAATTCTCAGAGGGTGACATGGTGATGATACGGGTCTTTGTAAAACAGGGCCCATTCAAACCTCGATGGCATGGGCCATATGAGGTCAAAGCAACATGCAACAgttgcattgccacagatttcaaAGGAAAATTGCGATGGTATCACATGTCACAGTGCAAACTATACAAGGGTAGACAAGACAAATAATTTTCTTCTTCTATCTTCTAGGTTGACTGCAGCAATCCCATGGAGACCGGACGAGAGGAAAATATCCAGGCCCACGTGCATCAGACTGGGCCAAAGGGTTTCACTCACACACAACCTGAAATGCGGAAGGTGGGTGTGGAAATATTCCAAGGGGCCTTCCACACCTGAAATTACGGTAGTACAAAAATAGATAGTTACATGGCCTCCCGGGTTAGCACCGGATCAAAATTGCACCCCAAAAATTTGTTGCAACTCAGGTAGCACACACCCACCGACAGAAAGCATTTCAGGATACACGCATGCACCAAAATTTACACATAATATCACTGCCTGGTATCAACTTAAAACTGATCCAGGGATCATGAACACATTACATGAGAAAAACAACAATGGGAGTGATCCAAAATTATGCTATTTTATAGGAAATTTGCAACCTTTTACATATAGgtgcacacacactgaaacacacaataCTACACACCTAAGGTTCACAGAATCAATTTACAACCTTACCTCACTTAAACCAGACGAGCAAAAACCAAAAACCTTTGTGTGGACCAACCGAAAGGAAGGAACTTATTGTGTGGGAAAATGTGAATTTAGCATAGACTATTTCACCAGCCCACATAACTGTTCATGGACTGTCcatcattgttttaatttaaccACTTGTGGCTACACTAGGCCCAAACAATGCCCATCATTGCACCCAATTCCTCCTGGTGGACTGATTAGAGGAAATGTAAATAAGACATTACTACATGATGTAAATTTAGTAATGACGCATGTAACTTACAATATTTCAAATGTTCTCTTTGCTTACACAGAATActgtaatgatgatgatgaaacctATGCATGGCTACAGTCACAGATCGATGATTTAATCTCTGATTACAAAGGCAGACTTGCGGCCCAAATCGCACCTGCTCGATCAAAACGAGACCTACTAGGCAATATAGCAGGTTTATTTGGCTCAATCAATTCAGCAACtaacacatacaaaataaaccaACAATCTCAGTTCTCTACATGGTTGGCAGACCAGATGGCCACTGGGCTCCAACATCTCACCAATAGCAATGAAAACATCATAAAAGCGGTAAGATCCGAAGCGCAGGCGCTTCTTGCGATCAGCCATACATTATTCAATCAGACCCGTACCATCGAACGTGGCTTAGCCTGCAGATCATATGCTCGAGATTTATTTTCTACTGCAAGGCAAGAAATCCTAGATCTTCGCCTTCACAAAACACCTAGACATGTTTTAAGTGACTTGATTGAAATTCTGGATCTACATAGGTGGCTTTCAtcagaaaaaatgaaaaatgtgaaatattctgAATTATTATCAACTATTATGATGTACACTGGAAATGAATGTAATGGATGCCTTGGATTTTTTGTCACTTTTCCTTTGATACACCCAGACCAAGTTTATCCAAATTCTACCACTATTCGATCAATTGGCATGGTAGTGAAAGACCAAGTAATTAAATGGGACCACCTTACAGGATACATGACCTTAAAGGGTATTGAGACCTTGTTTACCAGTCGCACGTGTTGTCATGAGACCCATAACTATGTTGTCTGTACATGTAACACGTTACAGCCTTTTTCCTCCAATGACAGCAAACTTGTAAATGTTCAATCATTGCATGGTCATTCTGATGCTATTCAGGTATCTCACACACAGTGGTGCGTCGTCAGTGAGATGAATTCTTTCACATATGGAGGACTGACTTGTCCTGCTAACCACTCGTTTTGTTTAGAAGCAACTGAGGACTTCTCAATGGGCCAGATTAACATCCTTGGAAGGATGCCACTGGATGCAGAAGTTTCCCCATGGTGGGATGACACCTTCTATGAACAAGGAACACAGGCCCTAGTTGACACGATGGACTTGGTGCAAAGAATCATCACACAGACTGAATATCATCTCTCACAGGCGCAGGTAGAGGCGAACCTGGCTCAAAAGACTGCAAACATCCTGTCCAGCTCTTCTACCCGTTCAGCCCTGAGTGCTTACACGTGGTGGGACTGGATACTTCGGGGGTGTGCCGTCGGCAGTGCCCTCATCTTCACTTTCACACTGTTTCAATGTTGTTATTTCAGATATCTCATCAGAGCTCTAAAGACATCAACCAACATGGCTATGGTCCTCAGCCCATTACAGGTACCAGCACTACAGAAAGTCTGACAGAAAGCATCCAGCCAAAGTCAAACAGTTGTGTCCCCGCAGGAATCTCTGAATAGCCCACGGGGCCAAAGGGAGATTTAACTGTAAGGTTATTGATGCCGTTTTGACTGGATCAGATAAAACATCACAACAGGGAACTTTCATGAGAACCAACACCTAGATCCTGTCTCGCAAGTCTGAAGCAACACACCCAACTGAGAGGGACAGACAAATGGCCCACACCATATGCATAAACATTTCACTCCTTTTGCCCACTCCCTCCTAACAGGAAACACTGAAACTCAGAGTTTATAACAATGCAATAATTCGTGTCTCATGTTTTTACAAAAAGGTCTCTGTGTGTCTGGTAAAAGGGGTCTCATTCTCTTAACAATAGAACAGGTAACCACAAACATTATAAACAGACTACTCCCAGgtttttcacacaaattacctCCAGTATGTAAATACAGCCTCCCATAGAAACCAAGGAAACCAATCTTCAAAGGGTAATATGCTAAACCCCTGCAATAAATACCATTTGGCAATTCTGGGGTCCTGCTGGAGATATAAGGGAAGGTGACAAAGAGCTCAGGGAATCTGTAAACAGATATCCCGCATAATTGCTGTGCGTAGCTCTGAATTATCAGGTAACTTTTACATTCTCTCATCTCAGTATTATTGAATGTTTATTTGTGATTGATTagtgttttttatattgtttgaattggattttgaattattactttgATTACCTGATTAATAAATTGTTATGTTTGATTTTATTCTGGTTGTcctgaaattattttctcaagt is from Carassius auratus strain Wakin chromosome 28, ASM336829v1, whole genome shotgun sequence and encodes:
- the LOC113046760 gene encoding uncharacterized protein LOC113046760, which translates into the protein MNTLHEKNNNGSDPKLCYFIGNLQPFTYRCTHTETHNTTHLRFTESIYNLTSLKPDEQKPKTFVWTNRKEGTYCVGKCEFSIDYFTSPHNCSWTVHHCFNLTTCGYTRPKQCPSLHPIPPGGLIRGNVNKTLLHDVNLVMTHVTYNISNVLFAYTEYCNDDDETYAWLQSQIDDLISDYKGRLAAQIAPARSKRDLLGNIAGLFGSINSATNTYKINQQSQFSTWLADQMATGLQHLTNSNENIIKAVRSEAQALLAISHTLFNQTRTIERGLACRSYARDLFSTARQEILDLRLHKTPRHVLSDLIEILDLHRWLSSEKMKNVKYSELLSTIMMYTGNECNGCLGFFVTFPLIHPDQVYPNSTTIRSIGMVVKDQVIKWDHLTGYMTLKGIETLFTSRTCCHETHNYVVCTCNTLQPFSSNDSKLVNVQSLHGHSDAIQVSHTQWCVVSEMNSFTYGGLTCPANHSFCLEATEDFSMGQINILGRMPLDAEVSPWWDDTFYEQGTQALVDTMDLVQRIITQTEYHLSQAQVEANLAQKTANILSSSSTRSALSAYTWWDWILRGCAVGSALIFTFTLFQCCYFRYLIRALKTSTNMAMVLSPLQVPALQKV